A region from the Paludicola sp. MB14-C6 genome encodes:
- a CDS encoding flotillin family protein — protein sequence MPADKARVITGLRKRVLSGRGGIQIPFFETSCTISLEAMSMQTDVIEAPAKGGIFVNITGTAVVKIDNNHDKILIAAEQFCNGSADNTTNNIKVVVEQILEGKLRGIVSTLSVEQINEDRVAFESSIEESITNELNSMGLKLLSYTVLKISTQGGYLENRAIPQIAASKSDADIAQAERKRDTEIKTAVAIREGEKARLNAQADIAESERDKQIRTEQYRAEQDKAKANADIAYKLQEIDNNQFVAQKEAELAKKQAVVVEEQLVAKVKKPADAKRYETEVNAEAEKTRSIKIAEAEAETIRIKALANAEAKKIEAEAEAQAIRARGSAEAQSIKDKGIAEAEAKDRLAEAMKKYGEAAVVEMLIDKLPDIMEKIASPMSQIDKITVIDNGSGTSSSNLVKTVTDVAGKGFEVIKDLTGLDVSELITTFVNKEKTKDTTIVNVTPETSTNYIEENKED from the coding sequence GTGCCTGCGGATAAAGCAAGAGTAATCACAGGTTTACGCAAAAGAGTACTATCTGGTCGTGGTGGCATTCAAATCCCATTCTTTGAAACGTCATGCACTATCTCTTTAGAGGCTATGTCTATGCAGACAGATGTTATTGAGGCACCTGCTAAGGGTGGTATTTTTGTAAACATCACCGGTACTGCTGTTGTAAAAATTGATAACAATCATGATAAAATTCTGATTGCAGCTGAACAATTTTGTAATGGAAGTGCAGACAACACAACCAACAATATCAAGGTTGTTGTTGAGCAAATATTAGAAGGTAAATTAAGAGGTATTGTTTCAACTTTGTCTGTAGAGCAAATTAACGAAGATCGTGTGGCATTTGAAAGCTCTATCGAAGAGAGTATTACTAATGAGTTGAATTCTATGGGGTTGAAATTGCTTTCTTACACAGTTCTTAAAATTTCAACACAAGGTGGTTACTTAGAAAACAGAGCAATTCCTCAAATTGCAGCATCAAAATCTGATGCCGATATCGCACAAGCTGAAAGAAAACGTGACACAGAAATCAAAACTGCCGTTGCTATTCGAGAAGGTGAAAAGGCTAGATTGAATGCGCAAGCTGATATTGCAGAAAGTGAAAGAGATAAGCAAATTCGAACTGAACAATATCGTGCAGAACAAGACAAAGCAAAAGCAAACGCCGATATTGCATATAAATTACAAGAAATTGATAACAATCAATTTGTAGCACAAAAAGAAGCTGAATTAGCCAAAAAACAAGCAGTTGTTGTTGAAGAACAATTAGTTGCAAAAGTTAAAAAGCCTGCAGATGCTAAGAGATATGAAACCGAAGTAAACGCAGAAGCTGAAAAAACACGTTCCATTAAAATTGCCGAAGCTGAGGCTGAAACAATAAGAATAAAAGCATTAGCAAATGCTGAAGCTAAAAAAATTGAAGCGGAAGCAGAAGCACAAGCAATTCGTGCACGTGGTTCTGCGGAAGCGCAATCCATAAAAGATAAAGGTATTGCAGAAGCCGAAGCGAAAGATCGTTTAGCAGAAGCTATGAAGAAATATGGCGAAGCTGCTGTTGTTGAAATGCTGATTGATAAACTACCTGATATTATGGAAAAAATTGCTTCTCCAATGTCTCAAATTGATAAAATTACTGTCATTGATAACGGAAGTGGAACCAGCTCCTCTAACTTAGTAAAAACAGTTACCGACGTTGCCGGAAAAGGTTTTGAGGTTATCAAAGATTTAACCGGACTTGATGTTTCCGAATTGATTACCACTTTTGTGAACAAAGAGAAAACCAAAGATACAACAATCGTAAATGTAACCCCTGAAACAAGCACCAACTACATAGAAGAAAACAAAGAAGATTAA